One stretch of Caldinitratiruptor microaerophilus DNA includes these proteins:
- a CDS encoding beta-ketoacyl-ACP reductase: MAGRFAGRVALVTGAGRGIGAAVARKFALEGAAVVVSDLDREPAEEVAAGITAEGGRALAIACDVTDRAQVEAMVERTLAEFGRLDILVTCAGIIRDNLIHKMTDADWDAVIDTHLKGTFLCCQAAQRHMVPQRYGKIVVLSSTSALGNRGQANYSAAKAGLQGFARTLAIELGPFNINVNAVAPGFVETRMTRAVAERIGVDYEELKRQAAEATPLRRVGQPEDIANVIAFLCSDEASYVTGQTIYVRGGP, from the coding sequence GTGGCCGGGCGCTTTGCCGGCCGGGTCGCGCTGGTGACCGGTGCGGGAAGAGGCATCGGCGCCGCGGTCGCGCGGAAGTTCGCGCTGGAGGGCGCTGCCGTGGTGGTGAGCGACCTCGACCGGGAGCCTGCCGAGGAGGTCGCCGCCGGGATCACGGCGGAAGGGGGGCGGGCACTGGCCATCGCCTGCGACGTGACGGACCGCGCGCAGGTGGAGGCGATGGTGGAGCGCACCCTCGCCGAGTTCGGCCGCCTCGACATTCTCGTCACCTGTGCCGGGATCATCCGCGACAACCTCATCCACAAGATGACGGACGCCGACTGGGACGCGGTGATCGACACCCACCTCAAGGGCACGTTTCTGTGCTGTCAGGCCGCCCAGCGCCACATGGTCCCGCAGCGATACGGCAAGATCGTGGTGCTGTCGTCGACGTCCGCCCTGGGGAACCGCGGCCAGGCGAACTACTCCGCCGCCAAGGCCGGGCTGCAAGGGTTCGCACGGACGCTGGCCATCGAACTCGGACCGTTCAACATCAACGTGAACGCCGTGGCACCGGGCTTCGTCGAGACCCGGATGACCCGGGCGGTGGCCGAGCGGATCGGCGTGGACTACGAGGAACTCAAGCGGCAGGCCGCCGAAGCCACCCCCCTGCGCCGGGTGGGCCAGCCGGAGGACATCGCCAACGTGATCGCCTTTCTTTGCAGCGACGAGGCCAGCTACGTCACGGGCCAGACCATTTACGTTCGCGGCGGTCCGTGA